The following are from one region of the Carnobacterium gallinarum DSM 4847 genome:
- a CDS encoding DUF4312 family protein has product MSDVTKKSRQIVRVEGKAEKKNQAFSNALNQIHGKVLKESDDVTLRIEPIDTKIVLAEEERYTEKFLFFFLPRTRVNYRVVLDVEIEITLISVNEVQFATTNVTSPTALPLPSFKKNKLPKEEI; this is encoded by the coding sequence TTGTCAGATGTAACGAAAAAAAGTAGACAAATTGTACGAGTAGAAGGAAAAGCTGAGAAAAAAAATCAAGCCTTTTCTAATGCTTTAAATCAAATTCATGGGAAAGTCTTAAAAGAATCTGATGATGTAACATTACGGATTGAACCAATTGATACTAAAATTGTATTAGCCGAAGAAGAACGTTACACTGAAAAATTCTTGTTTTTCTTTTTACCACGAACGCGAGTGAACTATCGGGTAGTGTTAGATGTAGAAATTGAGATTACGTTAATTTCTGTGAATGAGGTTCAATTTGCTACTACTAATGTTACTAGCCCAACTGCACTTCCTCTTCCTAGCTTTAAGAAAAACAAACTTCCAAAGGAGGAAATATAG
- a CDS encoding DUF4311 domain-containing protein, giving the protein MAIVVILLKSLLIGGLVGFAAGAGAARMFHAPKTQGLGAFRTLGEMNACEGDAASHFSFGLGFFFNAWASTVGAGAFTQDVTHRVIPNWATAALLFKNKNIEETMHNPKKMGIYSGIIGMVLVAFLNTTASAIPEALQVTAVAVLVPAANLLINTVMPVLFWLAAIDAGKRSGLWGTIFGGLSAMVMGNATPGVVLGILIGKGVDEIGWNRVTKSMMVAVVILFICSGFFRGFDMEMLESFRLQIPQWLENAHNIFSVG; this is encoded by the coding sequence ATGGCAATCGTAGTAATTTTACTTAAATCCTTGCTGATTGGTGGACTTGTAGGTTTTGCAGCAGGAGCAGGAGCAGCTCGAATGTTTCATGCACCAAAAACACAAGGATTAGGAGCTTTCCGTACGTTAGGGGAAATGAATGCTTGTGAAGGAGATGCGGCTTCACATTTTTCATTCGGTTTAGGCTTCTTCTTTAATGCATGGGCATCAACAGTTGGAGCAGGAGCATTCACGCAAGATGTGACACATCGGGTGATTCCAAACTGGGCAACAGCAGCATTATTATTCAAAAATAAAAATATCGAAGAAACAATGCACAACCCGAAAAAAATGGGGATTTATAGCGGAATTATCGGTATGGTGTTAGTTGCATTCTTAAATACAACAGCATCAGCAATTCCAGAAGCTTTACAAGTAACTGCAGTAGCTGTTTTAGTACCAGCAGCAAACCTTTTAATCAATACAGTTATGCCAGTATTGTTCTGGTTAGCAGCAATTGATGCAGGAAAACGTTCTGGCTTATGGGGAACGATTTTTGGTGGTTTATCTGCAATGGTTATGGGCAACGCAACACCAGGTGTCGTACTAGGGATTTTAATCGGAAAAGGCGTCGATGAGATTGGCTGGAACCGTGTAACAAAGAGTATGATGGTAGCTGTAGTCATTCTATTTATCTGTAGTGGTTTCTTCCGTGGATTTGATATGGAAATGCTTGAAAGCTTTAGATTACAAATTCCACAATGGTTAGAAAATGCACATAATATCTTTAGTGTTGGGTAA
- a CDS encoding DUF4310 family protein translates to MSEKLEKPNFWYADWSFPIFVGLLSAGVFAGTHMYYVYGVGAFNEVAIVAMLKAGMDGGSYGAAAAFGASFLFARILEGSLVGILDLGGSILTGIGIGIPAIFLSMGIVAPVENFALALTTGLICGLATGGIIVLIRKFTINQSNSTFGADVMMGAGNASGRFLGPLIILSACAASIPIGIGATIGAVVFYVWKKPIAGGAILGAMILGAIFPISLG, encoded by the coding sequence ATGAGTGAAAAGTTAGAAAAACCAAATTTTTGGTATGCTGATTGGTCTTTTCCGATTTTTGTAGGGTTGTTATCAGCAGGCGTTTTTGCTGGAACACATATGTATTATGTCTACGGAGTTGGAGCATTTAATGAAGTGGCAATTGTTGCTATGTTAAAAGCAGGAATGGATGGCGGTTCTTATGGAGCAGCTGCAGCTTTTGGAGCAAGTTTCTTATTTGCTCGTATTTTAGAAGGTTCATTAGTTGGGATTTTAGATTTAGGTGGATCGATTTTAACTGGAATTGGGATTGGAATTCCAGCAATTTTCTTAAGTATGGGAATTGTTGCGCCAGTTGAGAACTTTGCTTTAGCGTTAACAACAGGTTTAATCTGTGGTTTAGCAACGGGTGGAATTATCGTATTAATTCGTAAATTTACAATTAATCAATCGAATTCAACATTTGGTGCAGACGTTATGATGGGAGCTGGAAATGCTTCAGGTCGTTTCTTAGGTCCACTAATTATTTTAAGTGCGTGTGCAGCTTCAATTCCAATCGGGATTGGTGCAACAATTGGCGCAGTTGTCTTTTATGTATGGAAAAAACCGATTGCTGGTGGTGCAATCTTAGGAGCAATGATCTTAGGAGCTATTTTCCCGATAAGCTTAGGCTAA